The Xylanivirga thermophila nucleotide sequence CTCCACCTGATTAAAACCCACCTACGCTGCGCTTAGAGGTGGCGGTCTTGACCGTAAAGCTAAAAGATAAACACACTTGAACAATTACTCATATGTTTTTATTGACAAACGGAGAATTGAGGTTTATAATATATATGAAAGCTTATTCAAGTGTTCAATTGAATGATAAAGAGGTGATATAAATATGGCAAAAAAAATTCAACCAATTGAAAGATGCGACTGTGATGTAATACATGAGGAAATTGTAAATAAAGTGCGAGAAAAAATGCCTCAAGAAGAAACTCTATATGATCTAGCAGAACTATTTAAAGTTTTTGGAGATTCAACAAGAATTAAGATACTCTGGGCATTAGATGAATCAGAGATGTGCGTTTGCGATATTGCATTCTTATTAAATATGACCCAATCAGCAATTTCACATCAGCTAAGAGTCTTAAAGCAGGCTGAACTAGTAAAGAGCAGAAGAGAAGGAAAGATTGTATTCTACTCTCTTGAAGATGAACATGTAAAGCAAATATTTGACCAGGGATTAATTCATATTTCAGAAGAAAGTAAGTAAAGGAGGGTCAGTAATGTTAAAGAAGGAAGTAATTTTAGAAGGTTTAGATTGCGCAAATTGTGCAGCTAAAATTGAAGATGAGGTTAATAAATTAAATGGAGTCAAAGCCTATATGAACTTCATGAACAAGACATTGACTTTAGAAACTGAATCAGAGCAAGAGTATAAGAATACATTACAGCAAGTTAAAACCATAGTGCACAAGCACGAACCGGATGTGGTAGTGAAAGAAAAATCCGTTAACAAGAGCAATAAAAAAGTATTAATACTTGAAGGACTTGACTGTGCGAATTGTGCTGCAAAGATTGAAGCTCAAACACAAAGCCTTGAAGGAGTAAATAGTGCGACCGTTGATTTTGTATCTAAGAAGCTGACAATTGAAGCGGTCGATAAAAAGGAATTTGGTAAAATTCTTGGAGAAGTAACATCCATTGTAAATAAACTTGAGCCGGATGTTAAAATAGTTGATGCAGAGAAGAAAAAGGTGAACAAAAGCATAGTAATGCTTGAAGGACTTGGCTGCGCGAATTGTGCAGCTAAAATGGAAAAAGAAATAAGCGGTCTAGAAGGAGTTGAATTTGCTGCAGTAGATTTTGTTTCGAAGAAACTAACACTGGAAATAAGTCCGAAAGTCAACCGCTCTGAGTTAAATGAGAAGATTGAAGGCATAGTAAAGAAAATAGAGCCAGATGTAAAGGTCATTTTTGAGGAGAATAACTCCAAGACCAAAATAAACGAAAATAACGAAGAGGAAGAAGAAGGTGTCAACAAAAAAGAAATCATAAGACTTGTGGTCGGTGGAGCAATATTTGCCGTGGGAATCATCTTTAATTTCCAAAATTGGCTTGAGCTTACCTTGTTTATTATTAGTTATATCATAGTTGGTGGAGAGGTTGTCTTAAGAGCAATAAAAGGTATTGCCCGCGGTCAGGTATTCAGTGAGCATTTTTTGATGAGTATTGCTACCATTGGTGCTTTCTTCGTTGGAGAGTATCCAGAAGGTGTAGCAGTTATGCTGTTCTATCTGGTAGGTGAATTGTTTCAGGATATAGCTGTAGGTCACTCCAGAAAATCAATAAGTGCTTTGATGGATATTCGTCCTGACTATGCAAATCTTAAAGTTGGCGATGAGATCAGGAAAGTATCTCCTGAAGAGGTAAACATAGGTGACATCATTATTGTTAAGCCAGGAGAAAAAGTTCCCCTCGATGGCAAGGTTATAGAAGGAAACTCAATGGTTGACACTGCAGCGTTAACAGGGGAATCTGTTCCTCGTGAACTCGAGCCAGGAAACGATGCATTGAGCGGATTCATTAATAAAAATGGCGTTTTGACAATAGAGGTAACAAAGGATTTTGGTGATTCAACTGTATCTAAAATTTTGGATCTGGTTCAGAATGCCAGCAGTAGGAAGGCTCCTGCAGAAAAATTTATAACAAAATTTGCCCGTTTCTATACTCCGATTGTAGTCTTTGGAGCATTAGCCTTAGCAATCATACCTCCATTGGTGATCCCCGGTGCAACTTTCTCTACATGGATATATCGAGCCTTAGTGTTCTTAGTTATATCTTGTCCATGTGCGTTAGTAATTTCAATACCATTGGGCTTCTTCGGAGGGATTGGTGGAGCATCGAAGAGAGGTATATTAGTAAAAGGCAGTAACTATCTTGAAGCGTTGAACAATGTGGAAACAGTTGTTTTCGATAAGACGGGAACGCTAACCAAGGGTGTATTTGAAGTTGTGAATATCAACTCTCAAATTGATTTTACAAATGAGGAATTGATTGAATATGCAGCATTTGCTGAAAGTCACTCAAGTCATCCAATTGCACTATCCATTTTGAAAGTCTATAACAAAGATGTCGATGTCACTAAAATTGAAGACTATGAGGAAATTGCAGGTCATGGGATTTTAGCTAAAGTTGGTGGTAAAGAGATTCTTGCCGGAAATAGCAAACTGATGAATAAAGAAAACATTAAATATCAGGAAGTTGAGACTCTGGGTACAATAGTACATGTTGCAGTAGACAAGAAATATGCAGGCAATATTGTAATCTCTGACGCAGTGAAGGAAGATTCAGCTGATGCGATTAAAGGATTGAAGGCATTAGGTGTTAGAAATACTGTTATGCTTACTGGTGATTCGAAGGCAGTTGGGGAAAAAATAGCAACCCAACTTGGAATTGACAAGGTGTATACTGAATTGTTACCGGCCGACAAGGTAGAAAAAATTGAGGCTCTGGATGCTAAGAAATCTCATAAGGGGAAAATTGTATTTGTTGGAGATGGTATCAATGATGCACCAGTACTTGCGAGAGCTGATATTGGCATGGCAATGGGCGGCTTGGGGTCTGATGCTGCAATTGAAGCAGCTGATATAGTTATCATGACGGATGAACCATCAAAAATTGTCACTGCAATTAAAGTAGCAAAAAGGACTAGGAAAATTGTGATGCAAAACATTGTGTTTGCATTAGGGGTTAAAGCCATATTCCTTGCACTTGGTGCGGTGGGAGTTGCAACTATGTGGGAAGCTGTATTCGCTGACGTGGGTGTGGCAATAATCGCAATATTAAATGCAATGAGGGTAATGAATACAAAAAGTATATAGGACTACATGATTTATTAACCCCTTGATTTATTTCCTCAAAGATAAAATCAAGGGGTATCTGTATTTAAATTTATAAGGAGGAGAAAATGTTCTATATTTTTATTATCACAATATTGACAGGGATTGATCAGTGGACTAAATATCTTATAGAAACACAATTAAAACCGATAGGTGCTATACCCATAGTTAAAGATATATTCCATTTGACTTATGCAAGGAATACAGGAGCAGCTTTTAGCATATTGAGGGATAAGCAGGCATTTTTAATATTAGTCACAACCATTGTTGTTGGCGCATTAATATACTATTTGATAAAAATATTAAAGACAGGAGAAGTAGCCTTTAAGCTATCCTTGGCGATAATTATTGGTGGAGCTTTAGGAAATCTTATCGATAGAGTTAGATTGAACTATGTAACCGACTTTCTCGATTTCACACTAATTAATTACCCCATATTTAATTTAGCAGACGTATTTGTAGTTTCAGGAGTTGTCATGCTTTCATATATGCTTTTGTTTAAAGGAGATATGCCCAAAATCTCAAAGATGTGAAATGGGTTTCTGAAAACGCTAAGAAAAAAGGTGTACACCCTCGTTGAGACAGTAGTATTGAAAAGCGCGTCCAGCGAAGCTAGCAAATGCTAACAGGTGAAAGTCCTGTAGATCATAGAGAAAGAGAAGAATAAATTTTAGGAGGCAAATGCAGATAATGGGAAAGGAAACTTTGAGTAATTATTGTTGCGGAAATTTAGGAGAATCATCTTGTGAGGTAGAAAAGAACAATTTTTGTCCTGTATGCGAAAAACAAGGTACTCTTGTTAAAAACATTACAGTAAAGCATATGGTACTTAACGAGTTAACGGAACAAATCGGTGATAACGATTATTATTTATGTATGAATGAGGAATGTGATATTACTTACTATAATACGAAATTTAATGTTAAGTTTAATAAACAACAGGTTAAAGTCCCAATATGGTTTAAGAAAGATGCAGATCCTAAGTATGCTTGTTATTGCAGCGAAGTCACAGAAGATCAGGTAATTGAAGCAGTTGTAAAGCATGGCGCGAAAACCGTAAAAGAAGTGAATGCCATAACTGGGGCAATGAAAAATTCTAATTGTAAAGAAAACAATCCGTTGGGAGTATGTTGCCATAAGATTATTCAGGAAGCTATCGATAAAGGCTTAAAGTAAAATGATTCAAGTCGATATGTTCCCCAATACCTCGAATGAAAAAATGCCGTGGATTTGTTTCCGAGAACGGACGGCTCGAAAGACATCAATACTGTCCTCTCGAGCCACGTTGAGTGTGTAACATTGATGTCAAGGGTTGAGAAATAAAGAACTGAAAAGCTTGTAAATAAAGGGTTTCCAGACATTTAGCTTTTCTCAAGGCTGCTTTGCCGGATGTGGCAATGTCAGGGAACCCTCGTTTTTATTGATTTCGGGAACATATCAACTACCCTGAAAATTTATAGTTGAGTTACCAAATTAGATAACCGCCTTTTTTGCGGGGGTTGAGGAAATAGGATAGATGTATTTTCTATAGTATTTATTACTGTTAATACATTTCTGCAAAACCTCTGTTTTGGGAATTTTGTAAAATTATCAGTAAAGACTTTTATAAGTTATGATTTTTAGATAAGTTAGTGTAAAGTTACCGTAGGGAATTAGAGTAATAAATTACCATAAGAATTGAAAAGAAGATGACATCCTGTTAATATATTATTCACTATAATAAACAACTAACGAAAGGATGACATCTTCTATGTACAATAGTATACAACATTTTAACGAGTTTGGGGTAAGGAAAATCGAAAAAAAGGTAAAAACCTTTGTAAGGGAAGGGAAGGATTTAGCAGATCTAGTGTTAGGCATTAAGGAAGATCTATTTGAGCTAGGTCGTAATATACTTGTAGAGATACTTGAGGAAATGGACGAACATCTTAGAAAATCTGGTCTTAGAA carries:
- a CDS encoding ArsR/SmtB family transcription factor, producing MAKKIQPIERCDCDVIHEEIVNKVREKMPQEETLYDLAELFKVFGDSTRIKILWALDESEMCVCDIAFLLNMTQSAISHQLRVLKQAELVKSRREGKIVFYSLEDEHVKQIFDQGLIHISEESK
- a CDS encoding heavy metal translocating P-type ATPase; this translates as MLKKEVILEGLDCANCAAKIEDEVNKLNGVKAYMNFMNKTLTLETESEQEYKNTLQQVKTIVHKHEPDVVVKEKSVNKSNKKVLILEGLDCANCAAKIEAQTQSLEGVNSATVDFVSKKLTIEAVDKKEFGKILGEVTSIVNKLEPDVKIVDAEKKKVNKSIVMLEGLGCANCAAKMEKEISGLEGVEFAAVDFVSKKLTLEISPKVNRSELNEKIEGIVKKIEPDVKVIFEENNSKTKINENNEEEEEGVNKKEIIRLVVGGAIFAVGIIFNFQNWLELTLFIISYIIVGGEVVLRAIKGIARGQVFSEHFLMSIATIGAFFVGEYPEGVAVMLFYLVGELFQDIAVGHSRKSISALMDIRPDYANLKVGDEIRKVSPEEVNIGDIIIVKPGEKVPLDGKVIEGNSMVDTAALTGESVPRELEPGNDALSGFINKNGVLTIEVTKDFGDSTVSKILDLVQNASSRKAPAEKFITKFARFYTPIVVFGALALAIIPPLVIPGATFSTWIYRALVFLVISCPCALVISIPLGFFGGIGGASKRGILVKGSNYLEALNNVETVVFDKTGTLTKGVFEVVNINSQIDFTNEELIEYAAFAESHSSHPIALSILKVYNKDVDVTKIEDYEEIAGHGILAKVGGKEILAGNSKLMNKENIKYQEVETLGTIVHVAVDKKYAGNIVISDAVKEDSADAIKGLKALGVRNTVMLTGDSKAVGEKIATQLGIDKVYTELLPADKVEKIEALDAKKSHKGKIVFVGDGINDAPVLARADIGMAMGGLGSDAAIEAADIVIMTDEPSKIVTAIKVAKRTRKIVMQNIVFALGVKAIFLALGAVGVATMWEAVFADVGVAIIAILNAMRVMNTKSI
- the lspA gene encoding signal peptidase II, yielding MFYIFIITILTGIDQWTKYLIETQLKPIGAIPIVKDIFHLTYARNTGAAFSILRDKQAFLILVTTIVVGALIYYLIKILKTGEVAFKLSLAIIIGGALGNLIDRVRLNYVTDFLDFTLINYPIFNLADVFVVSGVVMLSYMLLFKGDMPKISKM
- a CDS encoding Csac_0668 family 2Fe-2S cluster-binding (seleno)protein, yielding MGKETLSNYCCGNLGESSCEVEKNNFCPVCEKQGTLVKNITVKHMVLNELTEQIGDNDYYLCMNEECDITYYNTKFNVKFNKQQVKVPIWFKKDADPKYACYCSEVTEDQVIEAVVKHGAKTVKEVNAITGAMKNSNCKENNPLGVCCHKIIQEAIDKGLK
- a CDS encoding UPF0236 family transposase-like protein, giving the protein MYNSIQHFNEFGVRKIEKKVKTFVREGKDLADLVLGIKEDLFELGRNILVEILEEMDEHLRKSGLRKNNWEIVRKDETGILTTFGTIRYNRTYFKPKAGGKRKYLVD